In Rattus norvegicus strain BN/NHsdMcwi chromosome 3, GRCr8, whole genome shotgun sequence, a genomic segment contains:
- the Myl9 gene encoding myosin regulatory light polypeptide 9, with product MSSKRAKAKTTKKRPQRATSNVFAMFDQSQIQEFKEAFNMIDQNRDGFIDKEDLHDMLASLGKNPTDEYLEGMMNEAPGPINFTMFLTMFGEKLNGTDPEDVIRNAFACFDEEASGFIHEDHLRELLTTMGDRFTDEEVDEMYREAPIDKKGNFNYVEFTRILKHGAKDKDD from the exons ATGTCCAGCAAGAGAGCCAAGGCCAAGACCACCAAGAAGAGGCCCCAGAGGGCTACGTCCAATGTCTTCGCTATGTTTGACCAGTCCCAGATCCAGGAGTTTAAGGAGGCCTTCAACATGATTGATCAGAACCGTGATGGCTTCATTGACAAGGAGGACCTACATGACATGCTGGCCTCCCTGG GGAAGAACCCCACGGATGAGTACCTGGAGGGTATGATGAACGAGGCCCCGGGACCTATCAACTTCACCATGTTCCTCACTATGTTTGGGGAGAAGCTGAACGGCACAGACCCCGAGGACGTGATCCGCAATGCCTTTGCCTGCTTTGATGAGGAAGCCTCAG GGTTCATCCACGAGGACCACCTGCGGGAGCTGCTCACCACCATGGGCGACCGATTCACGGATGAGGAGGTGGACGAGATGTACCGTGAGGCGCCCATTGATAAGAAGGGCAACTTCAACTATGTGGAGTTCACTCGCATCCTCAAGCACGGCGCCAAGGACAAAGACGACTAG